aatatttagaattataaggatattaaattagtttaggttaaaatatatccttagtgattattttttataaaatttaagattttaatatttttccttaaaagttaataattaatttctactattttttttgtttgtttacaaaattttattataatcatctacattattagtatttttgtcaaaattttcttagtatAAGGCATGTGTATTGGATCCTTAATGATTTGCTTCTAAAGTTGGTATGATTACGTAGATGTAttgatgataatttttaatgtgctagtaatattttcaacaatagaCAATGttgtaaaaatcaaatcaaataagtGGTTCAATTagtcaaacaattaattttcagtttaatcGATTAAGCCATCAAttcaataataactaaataaaaataaaaatttcataaaaatataaaaaaatcataactgaccactatttttttgtttcaaatttttactGATTTATAACTATTTactctaatttttaattatatatcacCAATTGGACAACTTAAACCACcgattttcaatttaaccaatttatCGAGTCTAGTTGCGAGTTGTGACAACATTAATGATCTTTAAATTGAAACAAACGATGATTCTATTTTCAACCCTTTttaagtataaggattaaatatCAAGCCTCACTGAAGCACAGGGACTGAAAGCGAAATTTGACCATTGGTTAATACCATAGATTAGGATTACTCGTCCAAGTTTCTAACTTTCTACGAAATCATCAAATTCCAAGAAAACAGACTTGTCTAGTTTTTACTACCAAACAGAAACCTCCATGTGGCAACCCAGAAATTGGGCTATTCAGCCAATCGCCACCAGCCATTACTGACCCTCCAATTCCCTTCAACCatcttctttttctcatttctccatCGCATCCATGCTTTTCTTCGGCTCCACCCTAAACGCAGGCTGAGATTTCCTCGAATTTAACACAGTAATTTTCGAAGCCCATTTTTTCCCACAAACAAACCATCATGAACAACTAAACTAGTATTTGCTAACAAAATCCAATTCAAGGATTCATCCTCAAGCTTTGAAAACAACCAACAAAAAAGGTATGCCATCTCCAATCTTGCCCATATCCAGCCACCCTTCCTCCTCCGCATCGGCAGCCACAACGGTGGTCAAAGCTAAGATCGATGCTGACCCATCGGCCACCATCCTCATTTCGTCAAAATTCGATCCTGAAAAGGCTATTCCTATTACGCCTGTCCTACCCAGAGCTTCGAGTTACAATTCCACAAGCAATGTTAACAACAATATTGTTTCTTTTGCCAACAACCATCAGCAGAGATTTCTCCGGACTTCCAGTGATAGCTCGCTCGCTTTGCTAGCCGATGAGACTCCCCGCCAGTCTATAAGCCGGGAAGTGGGCCATGTTGCTGCCGAGACGTTTTACCTTTCTGGATTATGTTTGAAGCTCCTTAGTTATCTCGGGTGCGATTCTTTTCCTGTGTATTGTTATGATTATATATGCTTGGTCTTGGAATCTTTCTCATAGATTGAGAGGCATGCATGAATTTGATACCTGGGCTTGAACTGTGTTCATTTGATACCTGGAGCTGTAAGGGGTGTTAACTTTTATGTTAGTGATTGATGAACATTTATGTAAAAGTCCCTGCACTTTGACTCTGCATTTCTTTAGGTACTTGTATCTTTTCAAACACATGAGTATGGGGATAGGGATATGATACTCCAAATATATGGACAAGCTTAGGAAAACACTCATTGTCAGTTCCAAGTAACTTAGTGTATTACATTGGAAAATCGAATGATGATTATTGATGAAGCTTTATTCCTGCTGTTAATTAACACCCATTCAAAGTTTTCAATGAAGAAATGTTGCACTTTAACTTTAGGGAAACCGAAAAGAATCTTTGTCTTATAGCTAGGACAAAAGTGAATAGAGATGGTTAAGCTGAAATTGAGGGTATTCTTTTTGGCAGTATCAGGAAATGAATTAGTTAGCTGACTAGTGAAGATGTAGGAACAGAGTTTCATGCGTTGTAGTTCAAGAAAAAtcttgatgaatgtgagtagaATATACATGAGTTCTTTAAggagatattattatttaacaaactCAACCTTTGGAGTTAGTTGAAAGAGATATATAAGTACGTTCATACATGAGGCTTCAAACTTCAAGATCAGTGTGCCTTCATCATTTTTATGTCGCTCAAGGACTTggagtttattattattattttattgtcagCTGAGCTGCTAATATGACTTTTATGTTCAACTTTTCTATGAGATGTGTCCTAATCGTTGACTATTTTTCAGGGTAGGCTATAGATGGATCACAAGGTTCCTTGCCCTTGGTTGTTATGCTATGTTGCTCATGCCAGGTTTTATTCAAggttatacatatattcatatttatttattgctgttttttttaattgttgcTTTTACTACTTGCTGTTTGCTTTagtagaaaaaaggaaaaagatgcaTTTGGCTACGAAAACAAACTACCTTCTTGATTAATGtaaactaaaatgtaacttctTTGAAAAAAAAGTGCACATGTTAAGATTTATATGGAACAATCATGTTagattttagtcatttttaatcaattatgatttttctttaTAGCAATCTTCTTGGAAGCAAAGGCAAAGAGTAAAAGTCAGAACCAAACAAAACCATAATTTGAGACACTGCGTTTCTTTGTTCAGTTTACATTTGACTTGATGGATCTAAAATAGCATAATGAGTTACTTTTCCTTTTTGCAGTTGCTTTTTACTACTTCTTCTCCAGACAGGTCCGTAGGAGCATAATATATGGTGAAAAGCCTAGAAATAGGTAAAGTTGATTGTCTATTTCTTTTGCATTTCCAAGCGGTTAGTATGTATGCCCTTGCAATTGTATTGTAATTTCAGGCATCGATAACTCAAATTTTGTTTGCAGGCTTGATCTTTATTTGCCTAAAACCAGCCAGGGGACAAAACCCGTGGTAGCTTTTATAACCGGTGGGGCTTGGATTATTGGGTGAGCTATTTGTCATATATCTGGACCGTAGTAGAAATTCTCAATTGTAGTGGCAGACTGCTCTCCTTTGAGTTTTATTGGAAATTAAAAGCTTCAAATTTGTTGTGTGATCATACTGAAAGATACTGAAGATTCTTAGAATGAAAAGTAACTCATATAATCAGTAGGGAAAGTATAACCTCTAATATAGtaattccttttttcttttaccgTTGCCAAATCAAGTTCTGATGATTCTCAAAGGCCTATGGCTACTCTTTCTGTCATTATACCTGTTTGGCTTCTTATTTGGTTTATGCTTGCTGATTTATCGTTGATTTGCTTCATAGAGCTCTTTTCTCTTAATGCAGTTATAAAGCATGGGGTTCTCTTTTAGGTCAACAGTTATCAGAAAGAGACATCATAGTGGCATGCATAGACTACAGGTAAAATATGTCACTTTAAGGCAATGACATTTTGTTGTAGAGATGACACTATTTTACTGGATCGATAACCATTGTTCTTGATTAAGTTTCTCTGATTGACCTCCTTACCATATAATTTTTACAGTATAACTGTTGTTATAAGCTGGCCCTTTGAGCATCTTAAGAATTGCGTATAGAAGCCTTCATGATCTGATGACtgcaaaatttaaccttttcttAACTTTTATCATCAGCTGGGCTCATGTTTAGATCAcgttatttacatttttttttcttggctTGTTTAGTTTTGAAGCTCATATTGGGGAAATTATTTGCCTATTTAAGGCATGAATGATCTTTTAATACAATTTCGTTATCTTACCTTCACTTGGTCTGACCTAAAACTTCTTCAAAATGTTTTACCTGTTTGTTTTTGTCTCATTGGAGATATCTATGTGGTGACTTTCACTAATGGTTTTGTCATTTGAAATGTCTTTGATGCACTTTTACATATCTAAATGGCTGCATTTTTTTCAAGATATTTTGTTTTCCATCTAAAATGACTATAATCTCCATTTTTTCTACAAAGCTGGCAAgctatattttgataaatggtTCTGAATGCAAAATTTAGCACTTCTCAATGAATATTTCTTGGGGTAATATGTAAATTCATATTGTTTGATTAGTTGCAACATAACCACTTCATGTGGTTTAAGTCTTGATATTATTAGTCAGTCCATTAATATTAAGAGATCCTGTTGGTTACCGTCTTAAATTTATGCTTGAAGTGTTCTTTTTCTAATAGTTCAATCTGCTTGCAGAAATTTTCCACAGGGTACAATAAGTGACATGGTGGAGGATGCTTCTCAGGGCATCTCATTTATTTGCAATAATATTTCTGAATATGGAGGTGATCCCAACAGGTATAGGATTAGTAatattcccttttttttaatttgtatcatACTGATT
The nucleotide sequence above comes from Gossypium raimondii isolate GPD5lz chromosome 13, ASM2569854v1, whole genome shotgun sequence. Encoded proteins:
- the LOC105783542 gene encoding probable isoprenylcysteine alpha-carbonyl methylesterase ICMEL1, encoding MPSPILPISSHPSSSASAATTVVKAKIDADPSATILISSKFDPEKAIPITPVLPRASSYNSTSNVNNNIVSFANNHQQRFLRTSSDSSLALLADETPRQSISREVGHVAAETFYLSGLCLKLLSYLGVGYRWITRFLALGCYAMLLMPGFIQVAFYYFFSRQVRRSIIYGEKPRNRLDLYLPKTSQGTKPVVAFITGGAWIIGYKAWGSLLGQQLSERDIIVACIDYRNFPQGTISDMVEDASQGISFICNNISEYGGDPNRIYLMGQSAGAHIAACTLVNQAIKETGEGDSVSWSVSQIKAYLGLSGGYNLFNLIEHFHTRGLYRSIFLSIMEGEDSLHQFSPEVLVQDSDVKPAVSLLPPVILFHGTADYSIPADSSQNFADTLRRVGGKAESILYYGKTHTDLFLQDPMRGGRDEMFEDVVAIIHGEDEAALAKDAVAPPRRRLVPEFMLKLAHDVSPF